CGTCTTCAACTACTACCGCGACCTCATCGACCTCCGACACGACCGCGACGTCCTCGTCTACGGCGAGTTCGACCTCCTCCGCCCCGAGGACCCCGACGTCTTCGCGTACACGCGAACGCTCGGCGACGAACGCGGGCTGGTCGTGCTCAACTTCGCGGCGACCCCCGTCGAGTTCGCGACGCCCGAGCGCCTCTCCGTCGGCGGTCTCGAACTCGCGATTTCGAACGCCGAGGCTCCGACGGCGCCGCCGGAAACGCTCGAACTCGGGCCGTACGAGGCCCGCGTCTACCTCACGTCGTAACGCCCTTCGAACGAACAGCACCCGACGCGACAACACAACACAATACGATGTCTCAACACGACTCGAAGCCAGCCCGAGGACGGAGCGGGACCGCGAGAACGAACGACGATGCGAGCGCCGAAATCGACCGCGCGTGGTGGAAGGAGGCGGTCGTCTACCAGATCTATCCCCGGAGCTTCAACGACTCGGACGGCGACGGGGTGGGTGACATTCCCGGCATCACCGAGAAGGTATCCTACCTCGACGAGTTGGGAGTCGACGTCGTCTGGCTCTGTCCGGTGTACGGCTCTCCGAACGCGGACAACGGCTACGACATCAGCGATTACCGCTCGATCATGGACGAGTTCGGGACGATGGACGACTGGGAGGAACTCCTCGACGCCCTCCACGACCGCGATATGCGACTCATCATGGACCTCGTCGTCAACCACACCTCCAACGAGCACGAGTGGTTCCAGCGGTCGCGGCGCCGGGAGGGAACGTACGAGGACTACTACATCTGGCGCGACGGCGACACCGACGAGGACGGCGACCCGACGCCGCCGAACAACTGGAAGTCGTTCTTCGGCGGCCCGGCGTGGACGTACGACGAAGAGCGCGGCCAGTGGTACCTCCACCTGTTCGACGAGAACCAACCGGACCTGAACTGGCGCAACTCCGACGTCCGCGAGGCGGTCAAAGAGATGATCACTTCGTGGTTGGAGCGCGGCATCGACGGCTTCCGGATGGACGCCCTCCACCACCTCTCGAAGGCCGAGGGCCTCCCCGACGGCGACCCCGAGGAGTCGCTTCCGGGGTCGGACTACTACACGTACGGCCCGAACCTCCACGAGTACATCCGGGAGGTGTACGACGACACCCTCTCGAACTACGACGTGATGACCGTCGCCGAGATGGGGGAGATGAGCGCCGAGCGAGCGGCGACGTATCTCGGCGAGGACGGCGCCGGATTGGACATGATCTTCGAGTTCGAACACCTCGGCGTCGACGTCGGCCCGAACGGTCCGTGGGACCCCGACGAGCGGAGCGACTGGGACCTCTCGGAGTTCAAAGAGATAATCGACCGCAAACAGCGTGGGCTGGCCGACGAGGGGTGGAACGCGCTGTTCCTCGGAAACCACGACGTCCCCCGAATCGTTTCGCGGTTCGGCGACGACGGAACGGGGTCGGGTGACGGCGCCTACCGACGTAAATCGGCGAAGCTCATCGCGACGTTCCTCTTGACGATGCGCGGGACGCCGTACGTCTATCAGGGCGAGGAGATCGGCATGACGAACGTTGACTTCGAGAGCCTCGACGAGATAGACGACCCCGCGACCCTCGGCATCGTCGAGGAACTCATCGCCGAGGGGACGGTTGAGTCCTACGACGAGGTGCGTGAGACGGTGAACCAGCGGAGTCGAGACCACGCCCGGACGCCGATGCAGTGGTCGGACGCACCCAACGCGGGCTTTACCGACGAGGACGCCGACCCGTGGCTCAAGTGCAACGCGAACTACGAGACGGTCAACGTCGAAGCCGCCCGCGCCGACGAGGACTCCATTCTCCACCACTACCGCGACCTCATCGACCTTCGCCACGACCGCGACGTCCTCGTCTACGGCGACTACGAACTCCTCCTCCCGAACGACGAGCAACTGTACGTCTACACCCGAACGCTCGTCGACGAGACGATACTGGTCGTCCTCAACTGGTCGGACGAACCCGCGACGGTCGACACGGGAGACCTCGACGTGGCAGGCGCGGACGTGGTCATAAGCAACTACGACGACACCCCGGCGAACCCGGACGGAAAGACGTTCAGACCCTACGAGGCGACGGTCTACCGATTGGCGTGCGAAAGATAGCGAGGAGAATCGTCGAGGCCGGAGACTGGTTCGCCGAGAACCGCTGTTAGACGGTCAGGTACGCGACTTCAGTCGTTGTGAGCCGACTCTTCCT
This genomic stretch from Halogeometricum sp. S1BR25-6 harbors:
- a CDS encoding glycoside hydrolase family 13 protein translates to MSQHDSKPARGRSGTARTNDDASAEIDRAWWKEAVVYQIYPRSFNDSDGDGVGDIPGITEKVSYLDELGVDVVWLCPVYGSPNADNGYDISDYRSIMDEFGTMDDWEELLDALHDRDMRLIMDLVVNHTSNEHEWFQRSRRREGTYEDYYIWRDGDTDEDGDPTPPNNWKSFFGGPAWTYDEERGQWYLHLFDENQPDLNWRNSDVREAVKEMITSWLERGIDGFRMDALHHLSKAEGLPDGDPEESLPGSDYYTYGPNLHEYIREVYDDTLSNYDVMTVAEMGEMSAERAATYLGEDGAGLDMIFEFEHLGVDVGPNGPWDPDERSDWDLSEFKEIIDRKQRGLADEGWNALFLGNHDVPRIVSRFGDDGTGSGDGAYRRKSAKLIATFLLTMRGTPYVYQGEEIGMTNVDFESLDEIDDPATLGIVEELIAEGTVESYDEVRETVNQRSRDHARTPMQWSDAPNAGFTDEDADPWLKCNANYETVNVEAARADEDSILHHYRDLIDLRHDRDVLVYGDYELLLPNDEQLYVYTRTLVDETILVVLNWSDEPATVDTGDLDVAGADVVISNYDDTPANPDGKTFRPYEATVYRLACER